From the Haladaptatus sp. DJG-WS-42 genome, the window CGTCGGGGGCGGCTGACGCAACGGTTTCAAGCACCTCACGCTTGACCTCGCGATTTTCGGACACCGTCTCCAACACGAGGTCTGCGTCGGCAACGCCAGCGGCTGTCTCAAGTGTGTAGTCAATCGATTCGCGGATGGCTGCTTTGGCTCCCGTCAACAAGCCCTCTTTCTCTAGGAAGGTGAGTGCATCCGTGACTGACTCGCAAGCCGTGTCGAGGTTCGATTGCCGATGGTCGATGAGTGTTGTCGACGTCCCGTGACGAGCGAATTGAACGGCGAGCCCAGCGCCCATGTTGCCCGCACCAATGATTGCCACGTGTGACGGTGGAGTTGCCATGCCAGTGACTGGCACAGACGGACGATAAAGCTACGGATGAACCACACTACTGCGAGTGGCTGTTCGTGAGAGTATGGTTTGATACGAGCCACCGGCGAGAACCCGAGTTGTCCGGTTAGCTCAGGTCTTCGACGAGTTCGACAACGTAGCCGTCGGGACCTTCGATGAATGCGATGCGGGCGTCTGCCACGTCCACGGTCAGGGGACCGTCGATGACCGCACAGCCGGTTTCAGCTACCATTCGCGCTGTCTCGGCGTCAACGTCGTCGACGGCAACCGCGACGTGGTCGATGGTCTCGCGATCCGGGGACGGCGTGGCGTGGTCAGGGTCATAGCGGAATTGGAGTTCCCCGTGTTCACCTCCAATATAGACGTTCTCGATGCCGTCGAGTGTGAACGACCAGTTCTCTTCAAGTCCGAGTGCGTCTACGAAGAAGGCTCGTGTTGCGTCGAGGTCAGAAACCCAGATTGCTGTGTGGATGACGTCCATTTCCTCCGATTACCACTCGCGGACTTAAAACTCAGGATACCAGTAGGAACTGCATCGCTGGGGTATCTCGGTATGCTGCAGCCTGTTTACGCGAATGACACACCCTCTCGTCCGGTCAGAAACCGTCTGCGGCCTTCGCATACGCTTTTTTGCCCTGCTGTTCCACTCCCCGTATGGAACTCGTTTCGGTCGCCGCCCTCGCAGAGAATCGCGTCATCGGGAAGGACGGAGAGATTCCGTGGGAGAGCATTCCTGCAGACAAACAGCAGTATCGCGCCCGCATCGCAGCCCACCCCATCATCCTCGGGCGCAAGACGTTCGACTCGATGCGCGAGGATTTGCCCGGCACGGCGCAAATCGTGTTGAGCCGAAGCGAACGCGAATTCGACGTCGAGACGGCCCACCACGCGAGCACCGTCGCGGAAGCCCTCGACATCGCAACATCGCTTGGCGACGAGACGGTGTACGTCATCGGCGGCGGGAAAATCTACGAATTATTTCAACCCCACCTCGACCGGATGGTGCTGAGTCGTGTGCCCGGCGAGTACGAGGGCGATGCGTACTATCCGGAGTGGGACGAAACCGAGTGGGACCTCAAAAGTGAAACCGAATACGACGACTTCACGCTCCAAGAGTGGCTTCGGGTGTAGTCGCCGTCCCACTCGCGCACCCAGCTGCAGTCGACCGGGCGACAACTCGGTTAGTTCGACGAGGGATGCAGGAGCCTTCGAAGCTCCTCCG encodes:
- a CDS encoding VOC family protein — translated: MDVIHTAIWVSDLDATRAFFVDALGLEENWSFTLDGIENVYIGGEHGELQFRYDPDHATPSPDRETIDHVAVAVDDVDAETARMVAETGCAVIDGPLTVDVADARIAFIEGPDGYVVELVEDLS
- a CDS encoding dihydrofolate reductase; amino-acid sequence: MELVSVAALAENRVIGKDGEIPWESIPADKQQYRARIAAHPIILGRKTFDSMREDLPGTAQIVLSRSEREFDVETAHHASTVAEALDIATSLGDETVYVIGGGKIYELFQPHLDRMVLSRVPGEYEGDAYYPEWDETEWDLKSETEYDDFTLQEWLRV